A single Klebsiella variicola DNA region contains:
- the fabZ gene encoding 3-hydroxyacyl-ACP dehydratase FabZ — translation MTTDTHTLHIEEILELLPHRYPFLLVDRVLDFEEGRFLRAVKNVSVNEPFFQGHFPGKPILPGVLILEAMAQATGILAFKSVGKLEPGELYYFAGIDEARFKRPVVPGDQMIMEVTFEKTRRGLTRFKGVALVDGKVVCEATMMCARSREA, via the coding sequence TTGACTACTGACACTCATACTCTGCACATTGAAGAGATTCTGGAACTTCTGCCTCACCGTTACCCGTTCCTGCTGGTAGACCGCGTGCTGGATTTTGAAGAAGGTCGTTTTCTGCGCGCAGTAAAAAATGTTTCTGTAAACGAGCCGTTTTTCCAGGGGCACTTCCCTGGTAAGCCGATTTTGCCTGGCGTGCTGATTCTGGAAGCGATGGCGCAGGCCACCGGGATTCTGGCATTTAAAAGCGTCGGAAAACTGGAGCCAGGCGAGCTGTATTATTTCGCAGGCATCGACGAAGCGCGCTTCAAACGTCCGGTAGTACCAGGCGATCAGATGATTATGGAAGTCACTTTCGAGAAAACCCGCCGCGGCCTGACCCGTTTCAAAGGCGTCGCGCTGGTTGACGGTAAAGTGGTATGCGAAGCGACGATGATGTGTGCGCGTAGCCGGGAGGCCTGA
- the lpxD gene encoding UDP-3-O-(3-hydroxymyristoyl)glucosamine N-acyltransferase, with protein sequence MPSIRLADLAQQLDAELHGDGDIVITGVASMQSAKTGQITFMVNPKYREHLAACQASAVVMTQDDLPFAHSAALVVRNPYLTYARMAQILDTTPQPAQDIAPSAVIDPSAKLGNNVAIGANAVIESGVVLGDNVAIGAGCFVGKNTKIGAGSRLWANVTIYHEIEIGENCLIQSSTVIGADGFGYANDRGNWVKIPQLGRVIIGDRVEIGACTTIDRGALDDTLIGNGVIIDNQCQIAHNVVIGDNTAVAGGVIMAGSLKIGRYCMIGGASVINGHMEICDKVTVTGMGMVMRPISEPGVYSSGIPLQPNKAWRKTAALVMNIDEMSKRLKAIERKVNQQD encoded by the coding sequence ATGCCTTCAATTCGACTGGCTGATCTCGCGCAGCAGTTGGATGCAGAATTACACGGTGATGGCGATATCGTCATCACCGGCGTTGCGTCCATGCAGAGCGCGAAAACGGGCCAAATCACTTTCATGGTCAACCCTAAGTACCGTGAACACCTGGCCGCTTGTCAGGCTTCTGCCGTTGTCATGACGCAGGATGATTTGCCTTTTGCCCATAGCGCCGCGCTGGTAGTGCGTAATCCCTACCTGACCTACGCGCGCATGGCTCAAATTCTTGATACCACGCCACAGCCGGCACAGGATATCGCGCCGAGCGCGGTCATCGATCCGTCGGCGAAGCTGGGTAACAACGTGGCGATCGGCGCTAACGCGGTTATCGAATCCGGTGTTGTACTGGGCGATAACGTGGCGATCGGCGCAGGCTGCTTCGTTGGGAAAAATACGAAAATCGGTGCCGGCTCGCGTTTGTGGGCCAATGTGACCATTTACCATGAGATTGAGATCGGCGAGAATTGCCTGATCCAGTCCAGCACGGTGATCGGCGCGGATGGCTTCGGTTATGCTAACGATCGCGGTAACTGGGTCAAGATCCCGCAACTGGGTCGCGTCATTATTGGCGATCGCGTGGAGATTGGCGCCTGCACCACCATCGATCGCGGCGCGCTGGACGATACCCTTATCGGTAACGGCGTTATCATTGATAATCAGTGTCAGATTGCGCATAACGTGGTAATTGGCGACAATACCGCGGTTGCCGGCGGCGTTATCATGGCGGGCAGCCTGAAAATTGGCCGCTACTGCATGATTGGCGGCGCCAGCGTGATTAACGGCCATATGGAAATCTGCGATAAAGTCACCGTCACGGGGATGGGGATGGTGATGCGTCCTATCTCTGAACCTGGCGTATACTCCTCCGGTATTCCGCTGCAGCCGAACAAGGCGTGGCGTAAAACTGCGGCGCTGGTGATGAATATTGACGAGATGAGCAAGCGCCTGAAAGCGATTGAGCGCAAGGTTAATCAACAAGACTAA
- the lpxB gene encoding lipid-A-disaccharide synthase, whose protein sequence is MAEPRPLTIALVAGETSGDILGAGLIRALKARIPDARFVGVAGPLMQAEGCEAWYEMEELAVMGIVEVLGRLRRLLHIRADLTRRFGELRPDVFVGIDAPDFNITLEGNLKKQGIKTIHYVSPSVWAWRQKRVFKIGRATDLVLAFLPFEKAFYDKFNVPCRFIGHTMADAMPLDPDKGAARDRLGIPHNVRCLALLPGSRGAEVEMLSADFLKTAQLLRGTYPDLQVVVPLVNAKRREQFERIKAETAPDMIVHMLDGQARDAMIASDAALLASGTAALECMLAKCPMVVGYRMKPFTFWLAKRLVKTDYVSLPNLLAGRELVKELLQDECEPQALAAALQPLLADGKTSHEMHETFRALHQQIRCNADEQAADAVLELAKQ, encoded by the coding sequence ATGGCTGAACCGCGTCCCCTGACGATTGCCCTGGTCGCCGGAGAAACCTCCGGCGATATTCTTGGTGCAGGCCTCATCCGGGCTCTCAAAGCGCGCATCCCTGACGCGCGCTTTGTCGGCGTGGCGGGGCCGCTGATGCAGGCGGAAGGGTGCGAAGCCTGGTACGAAATGGAAGAGCTGGCGGTGATGGGCATTGTTGAGGTGCTCGGTCGCTTACGCCGTCTCCTGCATATTCGCGCCGATCTTACCCGCCGCTTTGGCGAGCTGCGCCCCGATGTCTTCGTCGGCATCGACGCCCCTGACTTCAATATTACCCTCGAAGGGAATCTGAAAAAGCAGGGCATCAAAACGATTCACTACGTCAGCCCGTCGGTCTGGGCCTGGCGACAAAAACGCGTTTTCAAAATCGGCAGAGCGACCGACCTGGTGCTGGCTTTTCTGCCTTTCGAAAAAGCGTTTTATGACAAATTTAACGTCCCCTGCCGCTTTATCGGCCATACCATGGCGGATGCGATGCCGCTGGATCCTGACAAAGGCGCTGCGCGCGACCGGTTAGGGATCCCGCACAATGTGCGCTGTCTGGCGTTGCTGCCCGGCAGCCGCGGCGCGGAAGTCGAAATGCTCAGCGCGGACTTTCTGAAAACCGCGCAGTTGTTACGCGGCACCTATCCCGATTTGCAGGTGGTGGTGCCGCTGGTCAATGCCAAACGGCGGGAGCAGTTTGAGCGAATCAAAGCTGAGACGGCGCCGGATATGATCGTGCATATGCTGGACGGTCAGGCGCGCGATGCGATGATCGCCAGCGACGCCGCGCTGCTGGCCTCCGGGACGGCGGCGCTGGAGTGCATGCTGGCGAAGTGCCCGATGGTGGTTGGCTACCGCATGAAGCCGTTCACCTTCTGGCTGGCAAAGCGTCTGGTGAAAACCGACTACGTCTCCTTGCCGAATCTGCTGGCCGGTCGCGAGCTGGTCAAAGAGCTACTGCAGGATGAGTGCGAGCCGCAGGCGCTGGCCGCCGCCCTGCAGCCGCTGCTGGCCGATGGCAAAACCAGCCACGAGATGCATGAGACGTTCCGCGCGCTGCATCAGCAGATCCGCTGCAACGCCGATGAGCAGGCCGCGGACGCCGTACTGGAGTTAGCAAAACAATGA
- the rnhB gene encoding ribonuclease HII, whose protein sequence is MMEFVYPHTHLVAGVDEVGRGPLVGAVVTAAVILDPAKPIVGLNDSKKLSEKRRLALCDEIKEKALCWSLGRAEPHEIDELNILHATMLAMQRAVAGLSIVPEFVLIDGNRCPSLPMPSLAVVKGDSRVAEISAASILAKVTRDAEMATLDLAFPHYGFAQHKGYPTAVHLQKLQEHGATEHHRRSFGPVKRALGLASN, encoded by the coding sequence ATGATGGAGTTCGTCTATCCGCATACCCATCTGGTTGCCGGCGTTGATGAAGTTGGCCGCGGGCCGCTGGTTGGCGCGGTCGTGACCGCGGCGGTGATCCTCGATCCGGCGAAGCCGATTGTGGGTTTGAATGATTCCAAAAAACTCAGCGAAAAGCGTCGCCTGGCGCTGTGCGATGAGATTAAAGAGAAAGCGCTGTGCTGGAGCCTGGGGCGTGCCGAGCCGCACGAAATCGACGAGCTGAATATTCTGCATGCCACTATGCTGGCGATGCAGCGCGCCGTCGCCGGCCTGAGCATTGTTCCTGAGTTTGTCCTGATCGATGGCAACCGCTGTCCGTCGCTGCCGATGCCCTCTCTGGCGGTGGTGAAAGGCGACAGCCGGGTGGCAGAAATCAGCGCAGCGTCTATTCTGGCAAAAGTCACTCGTGACGCCGAAATGGCCACGCTGGACCTCGCATTTCCCCACTACGGATTTGCCCAGCATAAAGGCTATCCCACCGCTGTTCACCTGCAGAAGCTGCAGGAACACGGCGCAACAGAGCATCACCGGCGCAGTTTTGGTCCGGTGAAGCGTGCCCTGGGCCTGGCGTCCAACTAA
- the dnaE gene encoding DNA polymerase III subunit alpha codes for MAEPRFVHLRVHSDYSMIDGLAKTGPLVKKAASLGMPALAITDFTNLCGLVKFYGTGHGAGIKPIVGADFHVQCDLLGDEFTELTVLAANNTGYQNLTLLISRAYQRGYGALGPWIDRDWLVEHQEGLILLSGGRKGDVGVSLIRGNMPLVEQCVAFYEEHFPDRYFLELIRTGRQDEEAYLHAAVALAEARGLPVVATNDVRFLDTSDFDAHEIRVAIHDGFTLDDPKRPRNYSPQQYMRSEEEMCELFADIPEALENSVEIAKRCNVTVRLGEYFLPQFPTGDMTTEDFLVMKSKEGLEERLEFLFPDPAVRAEKRPEYDQRLDIELQVINQMGFPGYFLIVMEFIQWSKDNGVPVGPGRGSGAGSLVAYALKITDLDPLEFDLLFERFLNPERVSMPDFDVDFCMEKRDQVIEHVADMYGRDAVSQIITFGTMAAKAVIRDVGRVLGHPYGFVDRISKLVPPDPGMTLAKAFEAEPQLPEIYEADEEVKALIDMARKLEGVTRNAGKHAGGVVIAPTKITDFAPLYCDEQGLHPVTQFDKNDVEYAGLVKFDFLGLRTLTIINWALEMINKRRAKNGEGPLDIAAIPLDDKKSFDMLQRSETTAVFQLESRGMKDLIKRLQPDCFEDMIALVALFRPGPLQSGMVDNFIDRKHGREEISYPDVQWQHESLKPVLEPTYGIILYQEQVMQIAQVLSGYTLGGADMLRRAMGKKKPEEMAKQRSIFEDGAKKNGVDGELAMKIFDLVEKFAGYGFNKSHSAAYALVSYQTLWLKAHYPAEFMAAVMTADMDNTEKVVGLVDECWRMGLKILPPDINSGLYHFHVNDDGEIVYGIGAIKGVGEGPIEAIIEARNNGGYFRELFDLCARTDIKKLNRRVLEKLIMSGAFDRLGPHRAALMNSLGDALKAADQHAKAEAIGQADMFGVLAEEPEQIEQSYASCQPWPEQVVLDGERETLGLYLTGHPINQYLKEIERYVGGVRLKDMHPTDRGKVTTAAGLVIAARVMVTKRGNRIGICTLDDRSGRLEVMLFTDALDKYQQLLEKDRILIVSGQVSFDDFSGGLKMTAREVMDIDEAREKYARGLAISLTDRQIDDQLLNRLRQSLEPHRSGTIPVHLYYQRADARARLRFGATWRVSPSDRLLNDLRGLIGSEQVELEFD; via the coding sequence ATGGCTGAACCACGTTTCGTACACCTGCGGGTGCACAGCGACTATTCCATGATCGATGGGCTGGCAAAGACCGGGCCACTGGTCAAGAAGGCGGCCTCGCTTGGCATGCCGGCGCTGGCGATCACCGATTTCACCAACCTGTGCGGGCTGGTGAAGTTCTACGGGACGGGACACGGCGCGGGTATTAAGCCGATTGTCGGCGCCGATTTTCACGTGCAGTGCGACCTGCTCGGCGATGAGTTTACCGAGCTGACCGTGCTGGCGGCGAACAACACCGGTTACCAGAACCTGACGCTGCTCATTTCCCGCGCCTATCAGCGCGGCTACGGCGCGCTGGGGCCGTGGATTGACCGCGACTGGCTGGTGGAACACCAGGAAGGGCTGATTCTGCTTTCCGGCGGCCGTAAAGGCGACGTCGGCGTTAGCCTGATCCGCGGCAATATGCCGTTAGTGGAACAGTGCGTCGCGTTCTATGAAGAGCATTTCCCGGACCGTTATTTTCTTGAGCTGATCCGGACCGGTCGTCAGGATGAAGAGGCCTATCTCCACGCCGCCGTGGCGCTGGCGGAAGCACGCGGCCTGCCGGTGGTGGCGACCAACGATGTCCGCTTCCTCGACACCAGCGATTTCGACGCCCATGAAATCCGCGTCGCGATCCACGACGGCTTTACGCTCGACGACCCGAAACGGCCGCGCAACTACTCGCCGCAGCAATATATGCGCAGTGAGGAGGAGATGTGCGAGCTGTTCGCCGATATCCCGGAAGCGCTGGAGAACAGCGTCGAGATCGCCAAACGCTGCAACGTCACCGTGCGGCTTGGCGAATATTTCCTGCCGCAGTTCCCGACCGGCGATATGACCACGGAAGATTTCCTGGTCATGAAATCGAAAGAGGGTCTGGAAGAGCGGCTGGAATTTCTCTTCCCGGATCCTGCCGTCCGTGCTGAAAAGCGCCCGGAGTATGACCAGCGTCTGGATATTGAACTGCAGGTTATCAACCAGATGGGGTTCCCGGGCTACTTCCTGATCGTCATGGAGTTTATCCAGTGGTCGAAGGATAACGGCGTGCCGGTTGGCCCGGGCCGCGGTTCCGGCGCCGGCTCGCTGGTGGCCTACGCGCTGAAGATCACCGATCTTGATCCGCTGGAATTCGACCTGCTGTTCGAACGTTTCCTTAACCCGGAACGTGTCTCGATGCCCGACTTCGACGTCGATTTCTGCATGGAGAAACGCGACCAGGTTATTGAGCACGTGGCGGACATGTATGGCCGCGATGCGGTATCGCAGATCATCACCTTCGGCACCATGGCGGCGAAAGCGGTCATCCGCGATGTGGGCCGCGTGCTGGGTCACCCGTACGGCTTTGTCGACCGTATCTCCAAGCTGGTGCCGCCCGATCCGGGTATGACGCTGGCGAAAGCGTTTGAAGCCGAACCGCAGCTGCCGGAAATCTATGAGGCGGACGAAGAAGTTAAAGCGCTGATCGACATGGCGCGTAAGCTGGAAGGGGTGACGCGAAACGCCGGTAAACACGCCGGTGGGGTGGTTATCGCTCCCACTAAAATTACCGACTTTGCGCCGCTGTATTGCGATGAGCAGGGGCTGCATCCGGTTACCCAGTTTGACAAAAACGACGTGGAATACGCCGGGCTGGTAAAATTCGACTTCCTCGGTCTGCGTACGCTCACTATCATTAACTGGGCGCTGGAGATGATCAACAAGCGGCGGGCGAAAAACGGCGAAGGGCCGTTGGATATCGCCGCTATCCCGTTGGATGACAAGAAAAGCTTTGACATGCTGCAGCGCTCGGAAACCACCGCGGTCTTCCAGCTTGAATCGCGCGGCATGAAAGATCTGATTAAGCGTCTGCAGCCTGACTGCTTCGAAGATATGATCGCGCTGGTGGCCCTGTTCCGCCCGGGTCCGCTGCAGTCGGGGATGGTAGATAACTTTATCGACCGTAAGCACGGCCGCGAAGAGATTTCCTACCCGGACGTGCAGTGGCAGCATGAGAGCCTGAAACCGGTGCTGGAGCCGACCTACGGCATTATCCTGTATCAGGAACAGGTCATGCAGATTGCCCAGGTGCTCTCCGGTTATACCCTCGGCGGCGCGGATATGCTGCGCCGTGCGATGGGTAAGAAAAAACCGGAGGAGATGGCCAAGCAGCGTTCTATCTTTGAAGATGGGGCGAAGAAAAACGGCGTTGACGGCGAACTGGCGATGAAAATCTTCGACCTGGTGGAGAAATTCGCCGGTTACGGATTTAACAAGTCGCACTCCGCCGCCTACGCGCTGGTCTCCTACCAGACGCTGTGGCTTAAGGCGCACTATCCGGCTGAGTTTATGGCGGCGGTAATGACCGCCGATATGGACAACACCGAGAAGGTCGTTGGCCTGGTGGACGAGTGCTGGCGCATGGGGCTGAAAATTTTGCCCCCGGATATTAACTCCGGCCTGTACCATTTCCACGTTAACGACGACGGCGAGATTGTCTACGGCATCGGCGCCATCAAAGGCGTTGGCGAAGGGCCGATCGAAGCGATCATTGAGGCGCGCAACAACGGCGGTTATTTCCGCGAGCTGTTCGACCTCTGCGCGCGGACCGATATTAAAAAGCTCAACCGCCGGGTGCTGGAAAAACTGATTATGTCCGGGGCGTTCGATCGTCTCGGTCCGCATCGCGCGGCGCTGATGAACTCGCTGGGCGATGCGTTGAAAGCCGCCGACCAGCACGCGAAAGCGGAGGCTATTGGCCAGGCCGATATGTTCGGCGTACTGGCGGAAGAGCCTGAACAAATAGAACAGTCCTACGCCAGCTGCCAGCCATGGCCTGAGCAGGTGGTGCTGGATGGTGAAAGGGAAACCCTGGGGCTATACCTGACCGGGCACCCGATTAACCAGTACCTGAAAGAGATTGAGCGCTACGTCGGCGGCGTGCGGCTCAAAGACATGCATCCGACCGATCGTGGTAAAGTGACCACGGCGGCGGGGCTGGTGATTGCGGCGCGGGTAATGGTCACCAAGCGCGGCAATCGTATCGGCATCTGTACCCTGGATGACCGTTCCGGGCGTCTGGAGGTGATGTTGTTCACCGACGCGCTGGATAAATATCAGCAGTTGCTGGAAAAAGACCGCATACTTATCGTCAGCGGACAGGTCAGCTTTGATGACTTTAGCGGGGGGCTTAAAATGACCGCCCGCGAAGTCATGGACATTGACGAAGCCCGGGAAAAATATGCTCGCGGGCTTGCTATCTCGCTGACGGACAGGCAAATTGATGACCAGCTTTTAAACCGACTCCGTCAGTCTCTGGAACCCCACCGTTCGGGAACCATTCCAGTGCACCTCTACTATCAGAGGGCGGATGCACGCGCGCGGTTGCGTTTCGGCGCAACATGGCGCGTCTCTCCGAGCGATCGTTTACTTAACGATCTGCGTGGCCTTATCGGCTCGGAGCAGGTGGAACTGGAGTTTGACTAA
- the skp gene encoding molecular chaperone Skp, with protein MKKWLLAAGLGLAMVTSAQAADKIALVNMNSLFQQVAQKTGVSNTLENEFKGRASELQRMEGDLQSKMQRLQSMKPGADRTKLEKDVMAQRQTFSQKAQAFEQDRARRSNEERGKLVTRIQTAVQSVAKDQSIDLVVDANAVAYNSSDVKDITADVLKQVK; from the coding sequence GTGAAAAAGTGGTTATTAGCTGCAGGTCTGGGTTTGGCAATGGTAACTTCCGCTCAGGCGGCAGATAAAATTGCCCTGGTGAACATGAACAGCCTGTTCCAACAGGTTGCCCAGAAAACTGGCGTTTCCAACACGCTGGAAAACGAGTTCAAAGGCCGCGCTAGCGAACTGCAGCGTATGGAAGGCGACCTGCAGTCTAAAATGCAGCGTCTGCAGTCCATGAAGCCGGGCGCCGATCGTACCAAACTGGAAAAAGACGTGATGGCTCAGCGCCAGACCTTCTCCCAGAAAGCGCAGGCGTTTGAACAGGATCGCGCACGTCGTTCCAACGAAGAGCGTGGCAAACTGGTTACCCGCATCCAGACTGCTGTACAGAGCGTAGCGAAAGATCAGAGCATCGATCTGGTGGTTGACGCAAATGCCGTTGCATACAACAGCAGCGATGTAAAAGACATCACCGCTGATGTGCTGAAACAGGTTAAATAA
- the lpxA gene encoding acyl-ACP--UDP-N-acetylglucosamine O-acyltransferase yields MIDKTAFVHPTAIVEEGAVIGANVHIGPFCIVGANVEIGEGTVLKSHVVVNGHTKIGRDNEIYQFASIGEVNQDLKYAGEPTRVEIGDRNRIRESVTIHRGTVQGGGLTKVGNDNLLMINAHVAHDCTLGDRCILANNATLAGHVSLDDFVIIGGMTAVHQFCIIGAHVMVGGCSGVAQDVPPFVIAQGNHATPFGVNIEGLKRRGFSREAITAIRNAYKLLYRSGKTLDEAKPEIAELATQHPEVQPFVDFFARSTRGLIR; encoded by the coding sequence GTGATTGATAAAACCGCTTTTGTTCATCCTACCGCCATTGTAGAAGAAGGCGCCGTCATTGGTGCTAACGTTCACATTGGTCCGTTTTGTATTGTTGGCGCTAACGTCGAAATTGGCGAAGGCACCGTACTGAAGTCTCATGTCGTCGTTAACGGCCATACCAAAATCGGCCGTGACAATGAGATCTATCAGTTCGCTTCCATCGGCGAAGTTAACCAGGATCTGAAATATGCTGGCGAACCGACCCGGGTGGAAATTGGCGATCGCAACCGCATCCGCGAAAGCGTCACCATTCATCGCGGCACAGTACAGGGCGGTGGATTAACAAAGGTGGGCAACGATAACCTGCTGATGATCAACGCCCATGTGGCGCACGATTGTACGCTTGGCGATCGCTGCATTCTGGCCAATAACGCAACCTTGGCCGGTCACGTATCTCTGGATGATTTCGTCATCATCGGCGGCATGACCGCAGTACACCAGTTCTGCATCATCGGCGCACACGTCATGGTAGGCGGATGCTCCGGCGTGGCGCAGGACGTTCCGCCGTTCGTGATTGCCCAGGGTAACCACGCGACGCCGTTTGGCGTCAACATCGAAGGGCTGAAACGCCGCGGCTTTAGCCGTGAGGCGATTACCGCGATTCGTAACGCGTATAAACTGCTGTACCGCAGCGGCAAAACGCTGGACGAAGCCAAACCGGAAATCGCCGAACTGGCGACTCAGCATCCTGAAGTTCAGCCGTTTGTTGATTTCTTTGCCCGTTCCACTCGCGGCTTGATTCGTTAA
- the accA gene encoding acetyl-CoA carboxylase carboxyl transferase subunit alpha encodes MSLNFLDFEQPIAELEAKIDSLTAVSRQDEKLDINIDEEVHRLREKSVELTRKIFADLGAWQVAQLARHPRRPYTLDYVRLAFDEFDELAGDRAYADDKAIVGGIARLDGRPVMIIGHQKGRETKEKIRRNFGMPAPEGYRKALRLMEMAERFKMPIITFIDTPGAYPGVGAEERGQSEAIARNLREMSRLSVPVICTVIGEGGSGGALAIGVGDKVNMLQYSTYSVISPEGCASILWKSADKAPLAAEAMGIVAPRLKELKLIDSIVQEPLGGAHRNPEAMAASLKAQLLADLADLDLLSEEELLNRRYQRLMSYGYA; translated from the coding sequence ATGAGTCTGAATTTCCTAGATTTTGAACAGCCGATTGCAGAGCTGGAAGCGAAAATCGATTCCCTGACTGCGGTAAGCCGTCAGGATGAGAAACTGGATATTAACATCGACGAAGAAGTGCATCGTCTGCGCGAGAAAAGCGTAGAGCTGACGCGCAAAATCTTCGCCGATCTCGGTGCATGGCAGGTTGCGCAACTGGCGCGCCACCCGCGCCGTCCTTATACCCTGGATTATGTCCGCCTGGCGTTCGACGAATTTGACGAACTGGCCGGTGACCGCGCCTACGCTGACGATAAAGCGATTGTCGGCGGTATCGCGCGTCTTGATGGTCGTCCGGTGATGATCATCGGCCACCAGAAAGGTCGCGAAACCAAAGAGAAGATCCGTCGCAACTTTGGTATGCCGGCCCCGGAAGGCTACCGCAAAGCGCTGCGCCTGATGGAAATGGCCGAGCGGTTTAAAATGCCGATCATCACCTTCATCGACACCCCTGGCGCCTACCCGGGCGTCGGCGCGGAAGAGCGCGGCCAGTCGGAAGCGATTGCCCGCAACCTGCGTGAGATGTCGCGTCTGAGCGTGCCGGTTATCTGCACCGTGATCGGCGAAGGCGGCTCCGGCGGCGCGCTGGCGATTGGCGTGGGCGACAAGGTCAATATGCTGCAGTACAGCACCTATTCGGTGATTTCGCCGGAAGGCTGCGCGTCCATTCTGTGGAAAAGCGCGGATAAAGCACCGCTGGCCGCGGAAGCGATGGGTATCGTCGCACCGCGTCTGAAAGAGCTGAAGCTGATTGATTCTATCGTTCAGGAACCGTTGGGCGGCGCGCACCGCAACCCGGAAGCAATGGCAGCGAGCCTGAAAGCGCAGCTGCTGGCAGACCTGGCCGATCTCGATCTGCTCAGCGAAGAAGAGCTGCTGAACCGCCGCTATCAGCGTCTGATGAGCTACGGTTACGCCTAA